The Quercus lobata isolate SW786 chromosome 9, ValleyOak3.0 Primary Assembly, whole genome shotgun sequence region GGGCAGGAGCTTGTTTGTTGGGAACATAGTGTAAATTATTTGGGCAGGAATTGTATTtagtaggaaaaaaagaaaagaaaaaaaagcacctatagctgcgtttttaaaaacgcagctatagacaAACCTAATGTAGGGGGCTTTAGCCGCATTTATAAAAGCAACCCAAAGATggtctatagccgcattttgAAAAACACAGCTATAGGACTGAGCCTACAACCGCATTTAAAATCGCAGCTATAgtgtgtaaagttgtgatttacaaatttgtattgtgttggcttttattccgtgccaaatttgattgtaattttgttcaatcttttgtaccctgtatttgttgtgggaatttattgtaagggttgtgtaatagtgagagagagtgtgaagactcaagctattgaagaaTGAAGTGCTTTCGCGGGTAGCTTGCGACTTAGCATCCCGCGAAGTAACTCATATGCCCTGCACATactggaatgcaaagagtcaagccagatggagacagctgtgtctcgcgagtatctcACGGGTAAGGTCTTCCCATGAGACATCTGCGAGACATTCTGTTCTCCCAACCTGTCCagtctgatacacactttctgtgcctacactatttatacccacattacccacaaatgtaacagagagcttctgagagaaaaccctagctaaaacacttgagagttagaaattgttaatccaacaattctctacacctttgtttgtggattttcctcatctcctacctctccatttccataccattgagaggtcaatagctcaaacacttaccacacatTTTGAGAGTGTTCAGTaaggttttggtgctgttgggaaatattggaagaagccaaggatggcaaatgcaacatggagcttgttgcgggatccggagagctagacaagacacggttccgagaagccttgttggagtaggagcttggagggcttaggtacagagggtagattaggcttggagggtctcttgcttacccatgtatcccaattgattgTCTGGTAGATcgattactgcttggagggcggtggagaggtttttcgtcaagttcttcgatttcctcttcgataacacgtctcggtgttatctgtgtttgcatctctcttccctactcttgttcatttcattttactgctgtgttgctttaaatatggattagagtagctctcttgcatgtttgcttgcgtttacactattctgcacttagcattaagttagtgtaaaaacaaccaagccgtaatttgaattgggggtctaaacgaaCTTTAGTGTTTTCACACTTTTTCGAGCTTTCATAGTGCCAAGCTATAACCGCGTTTTAAATGCATTCCAAAGCGagtctatagccgcattttgTACAAACGCAACTATAGGTCTCAACCTATAGCCATGGGTGGAAAAACATAGCTATAGGCTTAGACCTGTAGCCGCGGTtaaaaaaatgcggctatagaccCACAAGGGGCTATTGTCGTGCAAAATAAGCCGCATTtgtaaacgcggctatagcttaTAGCTGTGTTTTTAGGGTCTATAACTGCGTTTTTGAAATGCGGCTATAGCCCGCGTTTTTTGTAATGTATCCAGAAGAATCTGTCTATATGGATATGTACAAGTGCAAGTaccattttggttttttaaattggattttttcGTTAAGACCTTTCTGAAAACTCCTTATTTGGGTATCATAGTCATttgattacaatttttttttctttttttccatacCATTAAAgggataaataacacaaagtgCAGTTACAAGAGTGCAGAACCAACTGGAAAACGATAGCAAGAGTGCAATGGCAAGCGTGTTGCCACTTTAGCTACAAACCAAGTGTCTTTCACAATTACATGAGGAACCCAAAAAACATCACAATGCAAACCATTCTGGTTCATGAAACAATAGTCTGCAAGCCTGGTACTGTCCATCCAGTCTGTAACACATTCCTTCTTGATGGTCTGTGTAAGTCCTTTACTATCactgataaacaaaatattctGAAAACCTTGCTATTTGGCTGCCAATCCAGCTTCAATCACAGCCTCCAACAATGCTTCAGAGGAAGTTCTTGCAGTGATACTTGCTACTCCAAAAAACACCTTATCTCCCTGCAATGTTAATGCTTCATATACAATACCATATCTACAATGTCTCCTGCTTCTAGCTGTTGCAAAATTAAGTGACAGTCCCCTGCCGCTTACTGCTGCCTTGTGCTGGAGCATCTGCCATCTCTGCTTCTCGGGATCTGATTGCTTAAGAAGGAGTGCTTATACCTTCCTTGGTGAAAGATCCACAACAGCTTTTGTCTAATGTTCCTCCCAATCCTACCAAGTTCAGTGCCAATTCTCTTCCTGGTAGGACCACACTTGCCTCGCAGCTCCGAATCACATTGTAGACAGCCCAAAAAGCCAGGATCAGTCCTAACTGATGTAGAAGAAGAGTGACTGGAAGCTGTGTCAGAAGCATCTAAGTTCCTAATAGCATCCAACCCCGTATCAAGGCTAACTAATTGGACTGGGTTAGCTGTAGTTTGAAGGCCATGCATGTGCTGGTTTGGGCTTTGATATTGGGCCGAGCCACTGGCAGAATTAATAGAAGGCCCATGTCTCACATTTCCAACTACAGCCCGTAATCTAACCCTATCCTTTCTATTAACCAAGGAACTAATAAGTCCATCAGTAGACTCTGGGATTTGACCCATCTCCCATGCAGTCCCATGTAGCCATTTAGGACGATCCTTATTTAGCCTATCTAAATTAAACATCACAACCATCTCGAAATCACTCTCAGTTGCTAAAGAAGACCTTGTGACCTCCCTTAATTCCCCATTCATCATAAACGGACCTGCACCATTAACCTACACCTCATGTAGTGAATTATTGTTCTGAGATTCCTGGGTTACATGCATGTTAATGTGTGAGCTAGGTATCGGGTTAGGTTCCAAAGGAGGGTCTACATGCAAGTTTTGGTTCGGGTTTGGATTGTGTGGGTCTTCAGGAGATGAAATTGGGGAATTTGTAAGGGTTGGTGGAACAGTAGCTTTGTTGATAGACAAGGAGAGAATGGTTGTATGGAGTGATGCATGCTCAATGTCTTGGTGGAGAGGTGAGGGTTGTGATGTGGGGGAAGCAGAATTACTCTGGTTGAGAGTAGGAACAGGGGCCAAAGGAGGTTCAGGGTCAACAGTAACATGTGAAGGATGATCCTGTGGTAGATTAGCAACATCCATATTCCCATATCTTGCTCTAGTAGTCCAGCGCCTTCTCTTATTAAAATAAGCTCTAAATTCATTATGAAACTAGGGTTCTAGTGAATCAAAAGCATAAGGAACCTAATATAACCTTTGAATCCTCTGCCTTCGACGAATAAGCATACGTTCCACTTCATCCATACTCTCACTACACTTACTTCTAGTATGTCCTATGAGTCCACATTTAGTACAAAGTTTATGCATTCTCTCATATCTACATTGAACCCAAGTCCAAGTACCATCATCCAAATGGAGCATAAACCACAAGACAACAGGCATCCGTGGATTCAATCTCACTTTTATCCTCATAAATCTGGTATTCCTAGGCAGTCTATCTTCCcaatcaattttctcaaaagacCCAATCATTTGGCCAATTCTTTCTACTAACTCTAGATACTGATATTCTAATGGTAATCCATGAAGCTGAACCTAGATTAACACAAAGTTTAAATGTAACTTACTCATTACCAGATTTGGTCGCCATTTTTCCAGTACCAGCAATGCACCATCAAAAGACCAGGGACCCTCTAAGCACATATACCCCAAATCTTCCAGACTCTCAAAGTGGATCACATAAAAGAATGAGTCCCTCCCTACAACAGTCACTACTCCTCTAAGTCTCcagataaaacgggttaggtGCTGAAGATAAGCTACAGAAAAGTTTCTGTAGTCCAAAACAAACCCAATGCGCTTTGAGTCCAAAAAAGGCGTTGCATGTGGATGGAATCAAGATCAACTTCCAGCAATGGGCTATGCCTTGCAAAAGGAGCTTCGATATCATCACTACTCTGTGAATACAAGTCGGATTCATCAGCAAAGGGATCAGCACTCACATCTGACCCACTACTCTCTATCCGGGCAAAGTCTCGATTGACAGAGAGATCATCCATAGGGAGAAACCTGACAAAGCTACGTCTCAAAACAGTGAAGAAGAAAGCCAGAGACCAGCAATACACATAGAGAACAAAGACGTAAAAAACGAAGAAAAGGAAGTCAAAACAgagcaaaaaagaagaatagaagTAAAGTGTAAACTTGTCTTCAGATAGAGAAAGATACAAAGGGGGAAGACTAAGGCATAAAAGAAGGGACAAGAGTTAAAGGCTGGTGGTTGGAACAAAGTGGGACAAGACAGCTAATGGAAAGCAAAATGGAGGCAgagtgaaagaaaagaaaagggtagTAAAAGGTATAGGTTAGAGTGAATTTGGTTTGAAGTGTAACTCTCAATTAGAGAGAGAAGCACCCATTGGAGAGAGAAAAGGTTTGATGTCCCGACCCTCTTTGATTTTTACTTTGATTACAATTTAATGTTGATTAAATTGTAATCAAGCTGTGGAATGCCTTCCATAGCTTAATATTTGGGCCTTTCTTCATTGTTTTTGCAATATCATATTCGTTTAAGTTTGATTTGGgctaataaataattattttaaatggaATTTAGTTACCTCAATATAAGCCTAAGTTCATCCCGATGGAATTGTTAGATTTTTGGTCAAATTGATCAACCTCGGGTCGATCGTGGTCAAACTTGAGGAGGTGTTTGAAAATAaggtaaattataatttatccaCATGTGATTTGGCTTAAATTTAAGTTTCCTAACtgtggtttaaaatttaacattttaccAACCTGACGTTTGATAGAAATTTAAATTGCTTACCTGTATTTTGAAATCTCATGGTGTGAGTGTTCTGCTGGAttctttttgatcttatttaattttgtgtttttatgttttttgtgtttttaaaggagaaaaaacataaaagtgaaggaaaatcatttatttatccatttttttaaaagactgTGGGCTAAGAAAATCTAACTAAATTAATCTCAAGtgggtaaaatgtcaaatttcaaacaacagataggcaacttaaatttcagtcaaaccaCATGTGGGTAAGTTATAACTTGCCcttgaaaatatgtattttaatgTAAAATGATGGAACTTGGTTGCTAGGTGAATTTTCCAATTTGTTTGATTGGCAGTCAACTTAGTCAAAGTTTAGTCAACAAagagcattttgattcttttgattTGTACTCAATATTTGGGCCTTTCTTCATTGTTTTTGCAATATCATATTCGTTTAAGTTTAATTTGTACTCTGTTCACATCTCTATGTTACTTTCAAATTCATGGTAAAAGCAATTTTCATGACCTTGTCCTTAAACGTAAAGCTCCACCAATGCTCCGCAACTGTATTTTCTAACTGGTTGCTATGCGTTTGAGTAAAATAAACAAGCTACCTCCATTTCCTGACTCAAATTTGGACAATTCATCAAGTTTCTTGTGAAATGAATCAAAGAACTCATCTATAATCTCCTCTCCAAAATGGTTCTTAAACATTCCTTCCATGCCAGCTCTAATTAGAGATGACAACACCATGCCTCTTGAAAAATTGCCACTCGGTTTTTCTTGAGGTAGAATCTCCATTTTTTCTAAGCGGAAACATCCATTTCGTTCCACAGCTGCTTCCACTTCATGGGGAGATGCAAAATATATTGGTAAATTCAATGTGTCCACTTTCTCTTCACTAATGATACCCTAATTCATGAGCAAATAAAGAAGTCAAAACCACATCAGTCTCAAGAAGTGTGTTTTTCCAATCTTAATTTCAAGAAATTGAAGGTaatatttcttattaaaaataattcagatatttatttgttatgttcTCGATATTGATCGATCACATTCAATCTGACatcaatttctaaaatttttgtatgaaaaatttgtagaaattttagcatttttcaaaataaaaagataagcAAAATTAGTACTCAATGCAACATATccatgaaatttaaaaaaaaaaaaaattaattgacaaATGGATGATTACCTTCTTAGCCATGTCTGACAAGCAAGATTCCATGGTTTCTGTAATCGTATCTTGTGGATAAGGGGGTCCATTTGGGCGGCATGGGACGATTATTGCCATAAGTCCTCCACATACAACCTCTTGTGCTCTAGCATTTAGAAAGCAATCAATGTTCTTGGCATATTGAGCTGCATAAGACTCAAAAACTTTGGGTGAAGCATTTGAGTAGTGGATCCTCCCTTTATTCCAAGCAGGAGAGCTTTTGTCCAACACCTCATTTGGTACTTGAGAAAGAGATTGCACAGCATAGGAAGTGAAAACAAAGTGAATGGAGGCATTAGGAAATAAGGGAGAATGAAATGAACACGGCACGCCTGCTGCATAATATTTCCTCTCTGGAGGGAGGGATGAGAAGAGTGTGTTAAAATCATTCAAAGCATGATCGTTAAAGAAAACTTGGAATTCAGGAGTACTATGTCCTTGGGATTGATATTTGAGCTCCACGGCATCAATAATGTTTTGCACTGCCAAAAATGTGTTGGGTCCAATGGAGCAGCCCAAATCTGTGACTCGAAATGtgtttgaagaagaaaagttcTTTATGTCAAGCTTTTCAGCTATTGCCTCGTTGATAAGTTCCTTGGCCGCAGCTATTGCTCCTctctaaaaaatagaaagattgGGTTACTTATTATGTATGAGATGCTGAATCTAGTAATTTAGGCTTGTCACCAAGTAGGGAATTAAAGTGATTAGATTTATGTGTGAATTTCCAAGGTAGCCATTACTAAGATGACAAGGCGGGGCTCTCACTCGTGTTGGTTTCTAGGGATTTAATAGAAGAACTCCGCCGGTCCGCCCTACATGAGTGGATAACAATCACATATTATGTATGAAATAATCCTGTCATTATAGGTACAAAAGATACTACAGGAATAAGATAGTTTATTTCACGATTTTATTTCTAGCATCTTAAGAGCGTACATATTGTTACCTAATGAAGGTATCATTACCCGGCCAATATTTTAgcctaaacaataaatttaatgcTCTTGGGCTCTTGGCATGTGTTACTCTTGtccaatggttttttttttttttttcattattattttttgaaatcctAACCTTTACACTCCAAACTTTGTACAAGAGgacaataaataattgaaattgaattatgtttattattttaacactattttttcttgaatttttactatttaatagGGATATTTCTGAAAAGAATTGGAACATAATACTAATGGGGAATcctccttcttccttttttgctACATGAatgagggtttttttatttatttatttttttatcaacatATTATTTGGTATTCATGTGAAAGGTTTCTGATCATGCAACTCAATTGTATGGGAGAATTCTTctgtacatttttttaaagcctATATTTTACATAATCTTAACCATTTTTACAAGATATTCTCTCATGTAACatacattttattattttttttatgaaaatatattttattattatagatgAACAGTTTGGATTATGTAAGCAtgtttaatggaaaaaaaaaaaaaaaattgtactataAAATGGCCAAAGATTACGTTACTTTTAATTAATAGAAACTCACAACTTATGGACAGTAACCCTGAaattgattctaaaaataaataaaaagtaaaccTGAAATTATACAATAGATATTAATAGAATTAACAACTTAGGATTATATTTGAATAttagaattttctaaaattcttgttgCAACTCTATCATAGAgttactaaaattttatatttctatttcgGAATGACTAGATTGAATTTTGCCatatcattaatattttaaataaataccaatattattatagttatttttttcaaatatggCCATGGTAAAATTAGATCCATTCATTTCAAAtggatttttttgtgtgtagtATTATTCTCTTACACTTTCtgcttctttattatttttttcacttattgTCGTACCCGGATTTTGGCCCCAATTCGACATTGTACCCCTAACCGTTTGAGGGTTTTTCATTCGATAAGGCGTGTTTggaccaaagaaaaaaaaaaggtaagtaTGTGTGCAATACTAGGGTGATATGTGTGTGAGTGAATATTTTAACCTATGTTCATTTTTAAGGAattgccaccaatcattgggatTCTAAGGTATGATTGGTCATCTAaatctaattgatttttttttctaatttagcTAAGAAAATCCTAGGGctcctaagtttttttttaaaaaaaaaaaccgtctcgaatttgaaattaaagatTCAGAAGTTTGGTTACATGTCTAGAATGTATTAGGTAACCCACAACGCCTATCCAAAAGGATAGTACCTCATTTCAAACTTAATCTTAAACATGTTCATTTAAAGAACGACTTaaattatttggcatttggcttttaaaaagaataatattcaTGTACATGTAAATATGACATGTGATCTATCCTAAGATGACATATAAGAAATGCCATGCATCTATCCTAAGATAGCATGTGAAAAACGGCGTGTATCTATCCTAGGATGACATTTTAGAAGTGACATGTATCTATCCTAAAACAGCATGTGAAAAATGCATGTATCTATCCTAGGATGACATGTGAGAAGTGACATGTATCTACCCTAAGATGGCATGTGAATAATGGCATGTATCTATCCTAGGATGACATGTGAGAAGTAGTATTATTTGAATGCATGGGCATgtgaacaatttattttatgaaaatatatactAAGTATATGATAGCATGGCACACACTAGGAAGGTAAATTGCATAGAGAATTAAATATAGCTCACTTTATGCCAAAGCATGGCGTAGCATACCAGATGCAATCTTTGCAATTTATTTTCCCAAAGCATTTTTCTCAtgcaaaaagacaaaaataaataacaagaaaatgttaaattccTATAAAGTGTGAAAACAAAGttatttgacaaatttattatttttaaaggaagGTTTTTGGCAAAACAAggattaaaaatgaatttttggtGACCTCAAGGGTCtttaaacaatttttgaaactttgggGGTCAAAGAGtaattttgagaaagttttgggtttaaagtctaattttggaaaatttggggtttaaaatgtaatttttgagGTTGGAGGGTTAAAACGTAATTTCGAATTGGGCTTAATTTCAGTTGGGCCAAGGTTGagtgtggatttttttttatttgtaagtgGGCTGAGCTGACAAGTTTGCTCTAAGTGTGCCGGGCTCCTTGTATGTTTCGGATTGGGCCAAGGAAAGTAACTTGCCCTGGTCTTGGTTTTGTTTTACCGAAAGATGTGTAGACTTTGTGTACGTGAGCCCGCTGTGTTTTAGTTTGAGATGGACCTAAGGCTTTAGGAAAACTcatgggttttgttttattcGGGCTGGGCTTAAATTTGTATGGGTTTATTGGGTTCAAAGGTTAATCCTAATTGGGCTTGAATGTGTTAGAGTTTAGGTGCTGGGCTAGTGGGCTTAGAGCTGATAGACCTTAGTCCAACTATCCTAATGGACATCTTTAAAAGCCTACTATGACACCTCACACTCACTTCCCTTCTAAcactttttatctctttttgttttctttatttttctgttcAAAGCTCTCTCTTTTTGATCAGTGTgtttggagatttgggtttgggttttcaAGGAGGGCTCTTTGTTGGGTATGGCCGAATGGTGATTGTGTTTGATGATTGGGTTTCTCTTGGCTGTGAAAGTTTCATGATTTTTCCGGGGTGATTTGAAATACAGGGTTTTTGGATTTGTTagggtattttaattttaggttaCTCAAAATGGGTATTTTCTGTAGGTTATATGTTTGATTGCTTCTCGGTTTTGCTATGGCTGGTTGTGGTTGTAAATTTCAACATGAACATGTGTTCCGTGTTTAAAATGCAACCATGTAATGTGTGTGAGAAATCTGTGATCAAGCATAGGCATGTATGAAACTGATAGAAATGTCGGAGCTTTTATGTTCAAAACATACTTGACAGTGTGTGGAtgaatgtgtgtttgtgtgggTTTCATATTTTGCCTTGACAATGTGTGTTGGATGTTTGTGTGAAGATGTTCAGAGAGGCATTGCATAGGCAACGTTTAACAAGCATTTGAGAAGGTAATAGATATTACCCATTTTGTTTGAGTCCTTCCTTTACTCTAGGTTTCTGCTTTGTGATGTTTTGCTTTTCTCCTTTTTGCTCTGCTCTATTTACTCATAGTTTGTGATCCTTTGATAGCTAAGAAAGGAACAAACTTTAGTTTGGATTTCAAATGAGAAGTAggaaataaacaaaagaaagtaaGGAAAAGGTGAGGAAGTTCTATTGGATCATCTCTACTTTCTTCTCaatcttcccttttttctttttttccatttttttttttctttttactttgcTTTCGTGCCTTGCTACTTGCTTTGTGTTGTTGCTGTTTGTGAAAAAGGAGAGAGTTTTTTGTGCCTTTGGTTCTGTCTTGGGAGAGAGGTTTGGCTGCTGTTTTGGGATTTTTCAGGTATTTTGGGGTTTTGCTTTTGGTTATGTTCCTTTTTGTTTTGCTGGTTGTATGGTGGTTGGGATTTTCGGGTTGGTAAAGCCATAAAGCAGaggagggatttttttttttttttttgttagtgaagACGTAAAAAGGAGGGATTTTCGGGCTTCTATTTTGAAGGTTTGCAGTGAGGTTGTTTGGGGTTTAGGGGTAGGTGTAGAAAGGATGAAACTTTTTTGTGTTCTCGGGGTTTCTGATGGAGGAGGGACTGGTGTAATGTTGGCAGAGGCTAAGGTGTTGTTTGGATgagtgagttttgagtgatatgattttgttttcatcactcatcatccaaaatttgtgggacccacagaaatttttttgtttggacacCATCACTCATGATCCGTGACtcagtttccatcactcaattctctgatttttgagttatgagttatgaaaactgaaaacacattttagctgttttcaattctcataactcataacccaatggtatttttgtaattatacaCACATGGAGGGACCCACAGCTGCAACTTTTGacctttgactctttttttttttttttttcactggttgGTCTtccgttcttttttttttttttttttcactattcagcctctctctttttttcactGGTtcgtctctttttttttttttttcactattcggtctctctctctctttttttttttttcactatttggtctctctcttcttttcacTGGTtcgtctctctctttttttttcttttttcttttttttttcagttcatcctttttttttctcttcactgattctttcttcagttcttcgtctcctctttttttttcttctttttttttccactattcggtcttcagttcatccttttttttttttttctcttcactgATCTTTTTCTTCAGTTCTtcgtctctttctctctctcttttttttttcactgttcggtcttcagttcatcctttttttttttttttctgggttcaatgagtttagttttttttttttttttttttttctcactggGTTCGGTGAATTAGCTACTggggttgaaggaaaaaaaaaaaaaaaaaagtaaaagctacACAAGGTACAACTATGGGgcccacaaataattgaaaaatattgagtgataacaaatgagtgatggtgccaaacaggTGGGgtgttttaagtgatgagtgataagtaataagtgatgagtgatgaaaactgagtgatgaatgatgagtgatgaaaactgagtgatgagtgaccatttttttaaaccaaacaaggcctaagAGTCTGTTTGGCCAACAAAATTtgatcactcaatttccgtcactcaattttcatcactcatcattcatcactcaatttttcacatccgtttttgccttcatcactcagtttttATCACTCACTATTTTTCATACTATTTGGGGGACCCACGCCTATCATggtgcagctttttttttttttttttttagtacccaGAAACCCGAActcagtgaaaaaaaaaaaaaaaaaaaaaaaaaaaaatctagtgaAGACCGAACCagtgagaaagaagaagaaaaaaaaaatcagttggtCAAAAGGTGCGGCTGAAtgggtccctcatgtgtgtttaattacaaaaatcagagaattgagtgatggaaacaaaaaattgaaaactgagtTATGACTtgccaaacaaacttttttttgagaattgagatggGTCTCACCATTTTTTagaattgagttatggaaactgagaattgagtgatgagaattgtcaatccaaacagcccctaattTGTTGATTAGATCACATGaggaaaaaagtgaaaagtaaagaagggaAATCATTTCTTAGGTTTGGTTGTACaacaagataaaagaaaagtgAATAAGTTGGAACGATGATATTTTTGTGAGGCCCACTATTTTAGCATTGACACAATTTGGATTGACATTAGAGGAAGGTAAAgcattatattataaaatgataaatatgtccttaatattttttaaaaattacaagtgttctaatatttttctcattattaaCACGGGCACAAAGgtaaaaatatacaatattccttttttttccctttgtatAACTCAAAgtatgctaaattttagcatgAAAGCACAAAAAGCATGCATTATCCGGATCcccaatataaaaaaatttgcaatactacTACAGTGCGGTCTTATATGTAGGACAACACTGTAGCAGgctggtataatttttttattactatattctctctccctctttcactttcttttcttttctctctttggcTCTCTCCGTGTGACTCTATCCTCACTCCATctctcacatctctctctcgTTCAAGACTTGCCACCAAAGCTACTTGGGCCGTTTTGCATGGAGTTCATCGTGGGGGCATGTGGGTCGTGGCGAGGTTGTGCATGGAGATCGGCAGGGCAAGCCTTGCCCGGCaaggtgggttttgattttgggtgggTTCCGATGGGGTTTTGATTGGCGTGGGTTCTGTGGAGATCAAGGCCTTGATCGGCGTGCATGGAGATCAAGTTTTGATTGCATGGGTTTCGTTCCAATGGGGTTTTGATCGAGTGGGTTCCATGGAGATTGGGTTTTGATCGGTGTGGGTTCTGCTCCAATGGAGTTTTGATTGCGTGGGTTTTATGGAGATCGGATTTTGATCGAGTGGGTGCTAAAATAATGGATTTGTTGGTTTATGATTTAATGCCTTTTTTCCAGTGGGCGTGTGgcgtggtggtggttgttggggTTCGGCAGCAATGGCAACTTCGATCACTTAAAAGATCGGCATGGATTAATGGTgggtttttcttcaaatttttgttttgggattgTTGTTGTGATTTGTTGGGGTGGCCGGTGGTGTAGTAGTGATTTGGGTCTGTGTTGTGGATGATTGTTGCT contains the following coding sequences:
- the LOC115961439 gene encoding loganic acid O-methyltransferase-like; this translates as MTNLVLKSCIICIEGRELLVDLVLLDMHDFDVILGMDWLASYHASVHCFEKEVVFRPPGELEFLFKASYLPFMPRVISCIQANCLLRKGCQGFLASVVDLQSGELEIGDIPIVREFSDVFPDDLFGLPPRGAIAAAKELINEAIAEKLDIKNFSSSNTFRVTDLGCSIGPNTFLAVQNIIDAVELKYQSQGHSTPEFQVFFNDHALNDFNTLFSSLPPERKYYAAGVPCSFHSPLFPNASIHFVFTSYAVQSLSQVPNEVLDKSSPAWNKGRIHYSNASPKVFESYAAQYAKNIDCFLNARAQEVVCGGLMAIIVPCRPNGPPYPQDTITETMESCLSDMAKKGIISEEKVDTLNLPIYFASPHEVEAAVERNGCFRLEKMEILPQEKPSGNFSRGMVLSSLIRAGMEGMFKNHFGEEIIDEFFDSFHKKLDELSKFESGNGGSLFILLKRIATS